In a single window of the Amycolatopsis sp. cg5 genome:
- a CDS encoding glycosyltransferase: MTDAGTPGRRLVVVVSGVTWDGVKGSERQLAEALTEHFDILWVDPPVSPATPDRYRGVAASAGRQWRPVLREVTSTIGRLTPVALPGLTRPGIRSTTWPLVRAQLAWALRRLRRRPRAVLACSPHDVLGRWGSSTVDVLYGTDDWVAGAELMRLDRDRVAGEERKSLRRADLVLAVGPELAARWRGLGPEPMLFPNGCAPDAYLAEVEPAALPDGFPTPVAGLSGQLSDRIDLALLEAVADTGVGLLLVGPRDPGWYPARVDSLLARENVHYVGPVPFDDLLPYLARFDVGLTPYADSAFNRASFPLKTLEYLAAGKPVVSSELPASRRLADETDEIRLADSPAAFAEAVLAAAIQARDPAAVSVRRGVARAHSWSARAEKLAGLIG, from the coding sequence ATGACGGATGCCGGTACCCCGGGACGGCGACTGGTGGTCGTCGTCTCGGGGGTGACGTGGGACGGGGTCAAGGGCTCCGAACGCCAGCTGGCGGAGGCACTGACCGAGCATTTCGACATCCTGTGGGTCGATCCGCCGGTCTCCCCCGCGACCCCCGACCGTTATCGCGGGGTCGCGGCCTCGGCCGGTCGCCAGTGGCGGCCGGTGCTGCGGGAGGTCACCAGCACGATCGGGCGGCTCACGCCGGTCGCGTTGCCCGGCCTGACCAGGCCGGGCATCCGGTCGACGACCTGGCCGCTGGTGCGTGCCCAGCTGGCCTGGGCACTGCGGCGGCTGCGCAGGCGGCCGCGTGCGGTGCTGGCGTGCTCGCCGCACGACGTGCTCGGCCGCTGGGGATCGTCCACTGTGGACGTCCTGTACGGCACGGACGACTGGGTCGCGGGCGCCGAGCTGATGCGGCTCGACCGGGACCGCGTCGCAGGCGAGGAGCGGAAGTCGTTGCGGCGCGCGGATCTCGTGCTCGCGGTCGGCCCGGAGCTGGCCGCGCGCTGGCGTGGTCTCGGGCCGGAGCCGATGCTGTTCCCCAACGGCTGCGCGCCGGACGCCTACCTCGCCGAGGTCGAGCCCGCCGCGTTGCCGGACGGTTTCCCGACCCCGGTCGCGGGACTGTCCGGCCAGCTGTCCGACCGGATCGACCTCGCGCTGCTGGAGGCCGTCGCGGACACCGGGGTCGGCTTGCTGCTGGTCGGCCCGCGTGACCCCGGCTGGTATCCGGCACGCGTGGATTCCTTGCTGGCCAGGGAAAACGTGCATTACGTCGGCCCTGTGCCGTTCGACGACCTGCTGCCGTATCTCGCCAGGTTCGACGTCGGGCTCACCCCGTACGCGGACTCGGCGTTCAATCGCGCGTCCTTCCCGCTGAAGACGCTCGAGTACCTCGCCGCCGGGAAACCGGTGGTCAGCAGCGAGCTGCCGGCGAGCAGGCGACTCGCGGATGAAACCGACGAGATCCGATTGGCCGACAGTCCCGCGGCGTTCGCCGAGGCGGTGCTCGCGGCGGCCATCCAGGCGCGTGACCCCGCGGCGGTGTCGGTGCGCCGCGGGGTCGCGCGTGCGCACTCGTGGTCGGCGCGCGCGGAAAAGCTCGCCGGGCTGATCGGCTGA